The Providencia sp. PROV188 genome includes a region encoding these proteins:
- the sdhD gene encoding succinate dehydrogenase membrane anchor subunit, with translation MVSNASALGRTGIQDWLLIRGSAIVIVLYVLYIVGFVAINDITYEVWRGFFASSVTKVFTILTLFSILVHAWIGMWQVLTDYVKPLAIRLVLQLAIVVGLLAYLIYGTIVVWGA, from the coding sequence ATGGTAAGTAATGCATCAGCTTTAGGCCGTACTGGTATCCAGGACTGGCTGCTAATCCGTGGTTCGGCGATCGTTATCGTCCTCTACGTACTCTACATTGTTGGCTTCGTAGCAATTAATGATATTACCTATGAAGTATGGCGTGGCTTCTTTGCCTCCTCTGTGACCAAAGTATTCACCATCCTCACATTGTTCTCAATTCTTGTGCATGCCTGGATTGGTATGTGGCAAGTACTGACTGACTATGTTAAGCCGCTGGCGATTCGCTTAGTGCTGCAACTGGCCATCGTGGTTGGTTTACTGGCTTACTTAATTTACGGAACAATTGTTGTGTGGGGTGCATAA
- the sdhA gene encoding succinate dehydrogenase flavoprotein subunit, with the protein MNLPIREFDAIVIGAGGAGMRAALQISQQGLSCALLSKVFPTRSHTVSAQGGITVALGNTHPDNWEWHMYDTVKGSDYIGDQDAIEYMCKTGPEAILELEHMGLPFSRLDDGRIYQRPFGGQSKNFGGEQAARTAAAADRTGHALLHTLYQQNLKNHTTIFSEWYALDLVKNQDGDIVGCTAICMETGELVYFKAKATILATGGAGRIYQSTTNAHINTGDGVGMAVRAGVPLQDMEMWQFHPTGIAGAGVLVTEGCRGEGGYLLNKDGERFMERYAPNAKDLAGRDVVARSIMIEIREGRGCDGPWGPHAKLKLDHLGKDVLESRLPGILELSRTFAHVDPVKEPIPVIPTCHYMMGGIPTKVTGQAIRYNEKGEDEVIPGLFAVGEIACVSVHGANRLGGNSLLDLVVFGRSAGLHLNESIMEQGTMRDASESDIDAAMARFNRWENARTGEDPTDIRKALQSCMQNNFSVFREGDAMAKGLEELKEIRERLKNARLDDTSTEFNTQRIECLELDNLMETAYATAQAANFRTESRGAHSRFDFPDRDDANWLCHSLYLPQSETMTRREVNMQPKLREAFPPKIRTY; encoded by the coding sequence ATGAATCTGCCAATCAGAGAGTTTGACGCTATCGTTATCGGTGCGGGCGGTGCAGGTATGCGCGCAGCACTACAAATTTCTCAACAAGGCCTATCTTGTGCTTTGTTATCTAAAGTTTTTCCAACTCGTTCTCATACTGTGTCAGCGCAAGGTGGTATCACTGTTGCACTTGGTAACACACACCCTGACAACTGGGAATGGCACATGTACGACACCGTTAAAGGTTCCGACTATATCGGTGACCAAGACGCTATCGAATACATGTGTAAAACAGGACCGGAAGCTATCCTTGAATTAGAACATATGGGATTGCCTTTCTCTCGCCTTGATGATGGACGTATTTATCAACGTCCATTCGGTGGTCAGTCTAAGAATTTCGGTGGCGAGCAAGCGGCACGTACTGCTGCGGCAGCTGACCGTACTGGTCACGCACTGTTACATACTTTGTATCAGCAAAACTTAAAAAACCACACTACGATTTTCTCTGAATGGTATGCACTGGATTTAGTGAAAAACCAAGATGGCGATATCGTAGGTTGTACTGCAATCTGTATGGAAACGGGCGAGCTGGTTTACTTCAAAGCGAAAGCAACCATCTTAGCAACTGGCGGTGCAGGTCGTATTTACCAATCCACCACTAACGCACACATCAATACGGGTGACGGTGTTGGTATGGCCGTACGTGCTGGCGTTCCATTACAAGATATGGAAATGTGGCAGTTCCACCCAACGGGTATCGCTGGCGCAGGTGTTCTGGTCACAGAAGGCTGTCGTGGTGAAGGTGGTTACCTGCTGAATAAAGATGGCGAGCGTTTCATGGAACGTTATGCACCAAACGCGAAAGACCTTGCTGGTCGTGATGTTGTTGCACGTTCAATCATGATTGAAATTCGTGAGGGTCGTGGTTGTGATGGCCCATGGGGTCCACACGCGAAACTGAAACTGGACCACTTAGGAAAAGATGTTCTGGAATCTCGCTTACCGGGTATCCTTGAATTATCTCGTACTTTTGCTCACGTTGACCCAGTTAAAGAGCCAATCCCAGTTATCCCAACTTGTCACTATATGATGGGTGGTATTCCAACTAAAGTGACGGGTCAAGCAATTCGCTATAACGAAAAAGGCGAAGACGAAGTGATTCCGGGTCTGTTTGCTGTGGGTGAGATTGCTTGTGTATCTGTACACGGCGCTAACCGTTTAGGTGGTAACTCCCTACTTGACCTCGTAGTTTTTGGTCGTTCTGCTGGCTTACACTTAAATGAATCCATCATGGAACAAGGTACAATGCGTGATGCGTCTGAATCAGACATCGATGCAGCAATGGCTCGTTTCAATCGTTGGGAAAATGCGCGTACGGGTGAAGATCCAACTGATATCCGTAAAGCGCTGCAATCTTGTATGCAGAACAACTTCTCCGTATTCCGTGAAGGGGATGCAATGGCGAAGGGCTTAGAAGAACTGAAAGAAATCCGTGAACGTCTGAAAAATGCGCGTCTGGATGACACTTCAACTGAGTTCAATACCCAACGTATCGAATGTTTAGAGCTGGATAACCTGATGGAAACTGCTTATGCAACTGCACAAGCTGCAAACTTCCGTACAGAGAGCCGTGGTGCTCACAGTCGCTTTGACTTCCCAGATCGTGATGATGCAAATTGGTTATGTCACTCATTATATCTACCGCAATCTGAAACGATGACTCGTCGTGAAGTGAACATGCAACCTAAGTTGCGTGAAGCCTTCCCACCGAAGATTCGTACTTATTAA
- the sdhC gene encoding succinate dehydrogenase cytochrome b556 subunit, whose product MGKIVKKQRPVNLDLQTIHFPITAISSILHRVSGVITLIAVGILLWLLGTSLSSPEGFQYASEIMTGFFAKFILWGILTALAYHICGGIRHMLMDFGCVDETLAAGNSSAKITFVITVILAILAGILVW is encoded by the coding sequence GTGGGCAAAATTGTGAAAAAACAAAGACCTGTCAACCTTGATTTGCAGACGATTCACTTTCCGATTACTGCAATATCGTCGATCTTGCACCGTGTCTCTGGCGTCATTACTCTCATCGCAGTTGGTATTCTGCTTTGGTTGCTAGGGACTTCTCTCTCCTCTCCAGAAGGTTTTCAATACGCGTCTGAAATAATGACTGGCTTTTTTGCCAAGTTCATTCTTTGGGGGATCTTAACAGCGCTGGCGTACCACATTTGTGGTGGTATTCGTCATATGCTGATGGATTTCGGTTGTGTTGATGAAACCCTTGCTGCGGGCAACTCATCCGCAAAAATTACATTCGTAATTACTGTAATTCTGGCAATTCTGGCGGGGATCTTAGTATGGTAA
- a CDS encoding succinate dehydrogenase iron-sulfur subunit, translated as MKLEFSIYRYNPDVDNAPRMQDYTLEVKEGRDMMLLDALIQLKEQDPTLSFRRSCREGVCGSDGLNMNGKNGLACITPLSALTRSGKKIVIRPLPGLPVIRDLIIDMTQFYTQYEKIRPYLLNDNKNPPARENLQLPEQREKLDGLYECILCACCSTSCPSFWWNPDKFIGPAGLLAAYRFLIDSRDTETDSRLDDLNDAFSVFRCHSIMNCVNVCPKGLNPTKAIGHIKSMLLKHSA; from the coding sequence ATGAAACTAGAATTTTCGATTTATCGCTACAATCCTGATGTAGACAATGCGCCACGTATGCAAGATTACACCCTTGAAGTGAAAGAAGGGCGTGACATGATGCTGCTGGATGCGTTAATTCAGTTAAAAGAACAAGATCCAACACTCTCATTCCGTCGTTCTTGCCGTGAAGGTGTATGTGGTTCTGATGGTCTGAACATGAACGGTAAAAACGGACTGGCTTGTATTACGCCATTGTCTGCTTTAACCCGTAGTGGTAAAAAAATTGTGATCCGTCCATTGCCCGGTCTGCCAGTGATTCGTGACCTGATCATCGACATGACGCAATTTTATACTCAATACGAAAAAATTCGTCCGTATCTTCTTAATGATAATAAGAATCCGCCGGCGCGCGAAAACTTACAGCTACCAGAACAACGTGAAAAACTTGATGGTCTTTACGAGTGTATTCTGTGTGCATGCTGTTCAACTTCATGCCCATCTTTCTGGTGGAATCCGGACAAATTTATCGGTCCTGCAGGTCTGCTCGCTGCCTATAGATTCTTAATTGACAGTCGCGATACTGAAACAGATTCACGATTAGATGATCTGAACGACGCTTTTAGTGTTTTCCGCTGTCATAGCATCATGAATTGTGTCAATGTATGCCCTAAAGGACTAAATCCAACGAAAGCTATCGGTCACATTAAGTCTATGTTATTGAAACATAGCGCCTAA